A stretch of Malus sylvestris chromosome 11, drMalSylv7.2, whole genome shotgun sequence DNA encodes these proteins:
- the LOC126588989 gene encoding uncharacterized protein LOC126588989 isoform X2 yields MATGVSPEDDDVFVSVSEQRREFMEAKALESDMDLAFHLQLQEALAASLTLQPSSSSAQSLEKDAVPIIPDTPTVVSIQSGELARLEQELKDREQSEIEMRKAREDLERRIHDDQVAREIMRIPEEEWEESGEFFSMPFGEGSSSYSASAKSVESESVFRLYFKGLVSEERVGKERAALAGIGAALCDPRDNLLFEVRKPLIGSGTSSSGAQLKALIEGLNAALALDLKRLTFFCENRHIFQFITGKWTAKQRKVAMLVSQVKSLQAKFTVCNPILVPRFDIKFAFKLARDAIDSQSQTNQPAQSITSKNVNETCVICLEATDVNQMFSVDGCLHRYCFSCMKQHVEVKLLHGMIPRCPHEDCKSDLTVDSCAKFLTPKHVETMRQRIKEASIPATEKVYCPYPRCSALMSKRELLQDVKSRDVELSGVRKCLKCQCLFCINCKVPWHRNRTCADYKRLNPHPPEDTKLKSLASTNLWRQCVKCNHMIELAEGCYHMTCRCGHEFCYNCGGEWKDKKATCSCPLWDEGNILHDEDDEDFDFDEEDVSESDSEGHAPGFCNDCGQSTDYTGACLHPVLFEDDILFDGDSDTQELKKDEYEGEVKDDGLEEDGYEDEIGQEVQEEMHILPAVDGRDLDEEIDEDEEFCDSDCECYEDEVHEKEVREDVQEEWLEQGQVDENFYAENDTDFGDEYEEDEEECCDSDCGRDCDCYDSNSDYY; encoded by the exons ATGGCCACCGGAGTCTCACCCGAAGACGACGACGTATTCGTCTCGGTCTCCGAGCAACGCCGCGAGTTCATGGAAGCCAAAGCCTTAGAGTCCGACATGGATCTCGCCTTCCACCTCCAACTCCAAGAGGCCCTTGCTGCCTCCCTCACCCTCcaaccctcctcctcctccgcccaATCCCTGGAAAAAGACGCCGTTCCGATCATCCCCGACACTCCAACTGTCGTCTCCATCCAGTCCGGCGAACTCGCGAGGCTGGAGCAGGAATTGAAAGACCGTGAGCAGAGCGAGATCGAAATGCGGAAAGCCAGAGAGGATCTCGAGCGTCGGATTCACGACGATCAGGTCGCGAGGGAGATCATGAGGATTCCGGAGGAGGAGTGGGAGGAGTCCGGCGAATTCTTCTCCATGCCGTTCGGCGAAGGATCATCCTCTTATTCAGCTTCGGCGAAGAGCGTCGAGAGCGAGAGCGTATTCAGGCTATACTTCAAGGGTTTGGTGAGCGAGGAAAGGGTTGGGAAGGAGAGGGCGGCACTGGCAGGAATTGGGGCGGCGCTGTGCGATCCGAGGGACAATTTGTTGTTCGAGGTCAGGAAGCCGCTGATTGGGAGCGGGACGAGCAGCAGTGGGGCCCAGTTGAAGGCCTTGATCGAAGGGCTGAATGCTGCTCTTGCTTTGGATTTGAAGCGCCTCACCTTCTTCTGTGAGAATCGCCACATTTTCCAGTTT ATAACTGGTAAATGGACAGCAAAGCAGCGCAAGGTAGCAATGCTTGTCAGTCAGGTTAAGAGCCTTCAAGCAAAGTTTACAGTTTGCAATCCAATTCTTGTGCCCCGATTTGATATTAAATTTGCATTTAAACTAGCAAGAGATGCAATAGATTCTCAGTCTCAGACTAACCAGCCTGCACAATCTATCACTTCCAAGAATGTGAATGAGACTTGCGTGATATGTTTGGAAGCTACTGATGTTAACCAAATGTTTTCAGTTGATGGCTGTCTGCATCGGTATTGCTTTTCTTGTATGAAACAACATGTAGAGGTGAAGTTGCTTCATGGGATGATTCCTAGATGCCCTCATGAAGACTGTAAGTCTGATCTTACTGTTGATAGTTGTGCAAAATTCTTGACACCTAAACATGTGGAGACTATGCGCCAACGCATAAAGGAAGCTTCAATTCCTGCCACAGAGAAAGTTTATTGCCCGTACCCGAGGTGCTCCGCTTTAATGTCAAAACGTGAACTTTTACAAGACGTGAAATCGCGGGATGTGGAACTATCAGGAGTTCGAAAATGCTTGAAATGTCAGTGCCTTTTTTGTATCAATTGTAAAGTCCCTTGGCACAGAAACAGAACATGCGCCGACTACAAAAGGTTGAATCCTCATCCCCCAGAAGATACAAAGCTAAAGTCCCTTGCCTCAACGAATCTGTGGCGCCAGTGTGTGAAGTGCAACCATATGATTGAACTTGCTGAAGGTTGCTACCACATGACTTGCAG GTGTGGGCATGAGTTTTGTTATAATTGTGGAGGCGAGTGGAAAGACAAAAAGGCAACATGCTCATGCCCACTATGGGATGAGGGTAATATTTtgcatgatgaagatgatgaagattttgattttgatgaagaGGATGTGTCAGAGTCAGATTCCGAGGG aCATGCTCCTGGGTTTTGCAATGACTGTGGACAGTCTACAGACTACACAGGAGCATGTTTACACCCAGTTTTGTTTGAAGATGATATCTTATTTGACGGAGATAGTGATACTCAGGAGTTGaaaaaagatgaatatgaaGGTGAAGTTAAGGATGACGGCCTAGAAGAAGACGGATATGAAGATGAAATCGGGCAGGAGGTTCAGGAAGAGATGCATATCTTGCCTGCTGTAGATGGTAGAGATCTTGATGAAGAAATTGACGAAGATGAGGAGTTCTGTGACTCTGACTGCGAATGCTATGAAGATGAGGTTCATGAGAAAGAGGTTCGAGAGGACGTTCAGGAAGAATGGTTGGAGCAAGGTCAGGTGGATGAGAACTTCTATGCGGAAAATGATACAGATTTTGGTGACGAatatgaggaagatgaagaggaGTGCTGTGACTCTGACTGCGGCCGCGACTGTGACTGCTACGACTCTAACTCAGATTACTATTGA
- the LOC126589755 gene encoding E3 ubiquitin-protein ligase RSL1-like isoform X2, producing the protein MDVRTNGDDLDTILSEQRRELMTAKTLDSDLEMAFKLQMQEAMTASLAVKPSSASASSSHNLLPPSPPDDGSNDAVLELAATLMLEDVERFAQEREDHDRTVLEMMKAKEDLNRRIYDQKFAVDLRDVPEDYWANYGEYYERPYCTGFWSSSSSSSKYPAVVSENLRLYCKGVVSEEMVRDVKAVVGGVGVAICDPMDNVIFEARKNLEAVVDGVVLSNEAAELEAIVEGLDKALALDLKAVTFFCDDYMIYQYVTNRVHPGNSKVATLVNQVALLRRKFVYCSPSLVARSDIKFALKLAREAIVSQITWHAETGKGKSLKETCVICFEETDVAEMFSIDGCLHRYCFSCMRQHVEVKFLNGMVAECPHEGCKTEVNIDGCAKFLAPKLVEAISQRIRESAIPVTDKVYCPNPRCSALMSKSEVPWHFNMNCYDYKRSHPYPRPEDQLMNSLATKKHWRQCVKCNHMVELAEGCYHITCRCGYEFCYTCGAQWKNKKATCNCPIWVERNIIREQPRQAQPRHAQPFIREQPRQAQPVQREQPRQAQPLIREQPWQAQPIIREQPRQVRPRR; encoded by the exons ATGGACGTTCGTACGAACGGAGACGACCTCGACACCATTCTCTCCGAGCAGCGCAGAGAGCTCATGACGGCCAAAACCCTGGACTCCGACCTCGAAATGGCCTTCAAACTCCAAATGCAGGAAGCCATGACCGCCTCTCTAGCCGTTAAACCCTCGTCGGCTTCGGCTTCGAGTTCGCACAACCTTCTGCCTCCGTCGCCGCCCGACGATGGCTCGAATGACGCCGTATTAGAATTGGCCGCCACTCTGATGCTCGAGGACGTCGAGCGGTTCGCTCAGGAGCGCGAGGACCACGACCGCACCGTTTTGGAAATGATGAAGGCGAAGGAGGATCTCAACCGTCGGATTTACGATCAGAAGTTCGCCGTCGACCTCCGCGACGTGCCCGAGGACTACTGGGCCAACTACGGCGAATATTACGAGCGCCCGTACTGTACGGGCTTCTGGtcttcgtcgtcgtcgtcgtcaaaATATCCGGCGGTGGTGAGTGAGAATTTGAGGCTGTATTGCAAGGGGGTGGTGAGCGAGGAAATGGTTAGGGATGTGAAGGCGGTGGTAGGCGGGGTGGGTGTCGCGATCTGCGACCCGATGGACAATGTGATATTCGAGGCGAGGAAGAATCTGGAAGCGGTGGTTGACGGCGTTGTGCTGAGCAATGAGGCGGCGGAGCTCGAGGCCATCGTTGAAGGGCTTGACAAAGCTCTCGCTCTGGACTTGAAAGCTGTGACCTTTTTCTGTGATGACTACATGATTTACCAATAT GTCACAAACAGGGTGCATCCTGGAAACAGCAAGGTTGCCACGTTAGTTAATCAAGTGGCTCTTCTACGGAGAAAATTTGTATATTGCAGTCCTTCTCTTGTGGCACGGAGTGACATTAAGTTTGCACTTAAACTTGCAAGAGAGGCTATAGTTTCTCAGATTACCTGGCATGCGGAAACTGGCAAAGGAAAGAGTTTGAAGGAGACATGTGTAATTTGCTTTGAAGAAACTGATGTTGCTGAAATGTTTTCAATCGATGGTTGTTTACACAGGTATTGCTTTTCCTGTATGAGACAACATGTGGAAGTAAAGTTTTTGAATGGGATGGTGGCAGAGTGCCCTCACGAAGGCTGTAAAACTGAGGTGAATATTGATGGCTGCGCAAAATTCTTGGCTCCTAAACTAGTCGAGGCTATTAGCCAAAGAATCAGGGAATCCGCTATTCCTGTTACGGACAAGGTTTATTGCCCAAATCCCAGGTGTTCTGCATTAATGTCTAAAAGCGAG GTTCCTTGGCACTTCAATATGAACTGCTATGATTACAAAAGATCACATCCCTATCCCCGTCCAGAAGATCAGTTGATGAACTCTCTAGCTACAAAGAAACACTGGCGCCAGTGCGTCAAGTGCAACCATATGGTCGAACTTGCCGAAGGTTGTTACCACATAACTTGCAG ATGTGGATATGAGTTTTGCTATACTTGTGGTGCTCAATGGAAGAACAAGAAAGCAACATGTAACTGCCCAATCTGGGTCGAGCGTAATATCATACGTGAACAGCCAAGACAGGCACAGCCAAGGCACGCACAGCCATTTATACGTGAACAGCCACGGCAAGCACAGCCAGTTCAACGTGAACAGCCACGGCAAGCACAGCCACTTATTCGTGAACAGCCATGGCAAGCACAGCCAATTATTCGTGAACAGCCACGACAGGTGCGGCCACGACGATGA
- the LOC126589755 gene encoding E3 ubiquitin-protein ligase RSL1-like isoform X1, producing MDVRTNGDDLDTILSEQRRELMTAKTLDSDLEMAFKLQMQEAMTASLAVKPSSASASSSHNLLPPSPPDDGSNDAVLELAATLMLEDVERFAQEREDHDRTVLEMMKAKEDLNRRIYDQKFAVDLRDVPEDYWANYGEYYERPYCTGFWSSSSSSSKYPAVVSENLRLYCKGVVSEEMVRDVKAVVGGVGVAICDPMDNVIFEARKNLEAVVDGVVLSNEAAELEAIVEGLDKALALDLKAVTFFCDDYMIYQYVTNRVHPGNSKVATLVNQVALLRRKFVYCSPSLVARSDIKFALKLAREAIVSQITWHAETGKGKSLKETCVICFEETDVAEMFSIDGCLHRYCFSCMRQHVEVKFLNGMVAECPHEGCKTEVNIDGCAKFLAPKLVEAISQRIRESAIPVTDKVYCPNPRCSALMSKSEVLEYTKTYFVGAEQSGARRCMKCQYYFCINCKVPWHFNMNCYDYKRSHPYPRPEDQLMNSLATKKHWRQCVKCNHMVELAEGCYHITCRCGYEFCYTCGAQWKNKKATCNCPIWVERNIIREQPRQAQPRHAQPFIREQPRQAQPVQREQPRQAQPLIREQPWQAQPIIREQPRQVRPRR from the exons ATGGACGTTCGTACGAACGGAGACGACCTCGACACCATTCTCTCCGAGCAGCGCAGAGAGCTCATGACGGCCAAAACCCTGGACTCCGACCTCGAAATGGCCTTCAAACTCCAAATGCAGGAAGCCATGACCGCCTCTCTAGCCGTTAAACCCTCGTCGGCTTCGGCTTCGAGTTCGCACAACCTTCTGCCTCCGTCGCCGCCCGACGATGGCTCGAATGACGCCGTATTAGAATTGGCCGCCACTCTGATGCTCGAGGACGTCGAGCGGTTCGCTCAGGAGCGCGAGGACCACGACCGCACCGTTTTGGAAATGATGAAGGCGAAGGAGGATCTCAACCGTCGGATTTACGATCAGAAGTTCGCCGTCGACCTCCGCGACGTGCCCGAGGACTACTGGGCCAACTACGGCGAATATTACGAGCGCCCGTACTGTACGGGCTTCTGGtcttcgtcgtcgtcgtcgtcaaaATATCCGGCGGTGGTGAGTGAGAATTTGAGGCTGTATTGCAAGGGGGTGGTGAGCGAGGAAATGGTTAGGGATGTGAAGGCGGTGGTAGGCGGGGTGGGTGTCGCGATCTGCGACCCGATGGACAATGTGATATTCGAGGCGAGGAAGAATCTGGAAGCGGTGGTTGACGGCGTTGTGCTGAGCAATGAGGCGGCGGAGCTCGAGGCCATCGTTGAAGGGCTTGACAAAGCTCTCGCTCTGGACTTGAAAGCTGTGACCTTTTTCTGTGATGACTACATGATTTACCAATAT GTCACAAACAGGGTGCATCCTGGAAACAGCAAGGTTGCCACGTTAGTTAATCAAGTGGCTCTTCTACGGAGAAAATTTGTATATTGCAGTCCTTCTCTTGTGGCACGGAGTGACATTAAGTTTGCACTTAAACTTGCAAGAGAGGCTATAGTTTCTCAGATTACCTGGCATGCGGAAACTGGCAAAGGAAAGAGTTTGAAGGAGACATGTGTAATTTGCTTTGAAGAAACTGATGTTGCTGAAATGTTTTCAATCGATGGTTGTTTACACAGGTATTGCTTTTCCTGTATGAGACAACATGTGGAAGTAAAGTTTTTGAATGGGATGGTGGCAGAGTGCCCTCACGAAGGCTGTAAAACTGAGGTGAATATTGATGGCTGCGCAAAATTCTTGGCTCCTAAACTAGTCGAGGCTATTAGCCAAAGAATCAGGGAATCCGCTATTCCTGTTACGGACAAGGTTTATTGCCCAAATCCCAGGTGTTCTGCATTAATGTCTAAAAGCGAGGTCTTAGAATATACTAAAACTTACTTTGTCGGTGCTGAACAATCTGGAGCCAGGAGATGCATGAAATGTCAGTACTATTTTTGTATAAATTGCAAGGTTCCTTGGCACTTCAATATGAACTGCTATGATTACAAAAGATCACATCCCTATCCCCGTCCAGAAGATCAGTTGATGAACTCTCTAGCTACAAAGAAACACTGGCGCCAGTGCGTCAAGTGCAACCATATGGTCGAACTTGCCGAAGGTTGTTACCACATAACTTGCAG ATGTGGATATGAGTTTTGCTATACTTGTGGTGCTCAATGGAAGAACAAGAAAGCAACATGTAACTGCCCAATCTGGGTCGAGCGTAATATCATACGTGAACAGCCAAGACAGGCACAGCCAAGGCACGCACAGCCATTTATACGTGAACAGCCACGGCAAGCACAGCCAGTTCAACGTGAACAGCCACGGCAAGCACAGCCACTTATTCGTGAACAGCCATGGCAAGCACAGCCAATTATTCGTGAACAGCCACGACAGGTGCGGCCACGACGATGA